A genomic segment from Flavobacterium litorale encodes:
- the kdsB gene encoding 3-deoxy-manno-octulosonate cytidylyltransferase has protein sequence MKIIAVIPARYASTRFPAKLMQDLAGKTVIMRTYEAAVKTNLFNDVFVVTDSDIIFKEITTNGGKAIMSIKEHESGSDRIAEAVEHMDVDIVVNVQGDEPFINKEPLAELLEVFKTDTAREIDLASLMLHITDNEAIENPNNVKVVIDQKHFALYFSRSVIPYPRDTNAGVRYFKHIGIYAFRKHALLDFYNLPMQSLEASEKLEQLRYLEYGKKIKMVETAHIGIGIDTPEDLEQARKFWAK, from the coding sequence ATGAAAATAATAGCCGTTATACCTGCCCGATATGCCAGTACGCGCTTTCCTGCTAAGCTAATGCAAGATTTGGCGGGTAAAACCGTAATCATGCGTACATACGAGGCTGCTGTAAAAACCAATTTATTCAATGACGTTTTTGTAGTAACTGATTCGGATATTATTTTTAAGGAAATAACTACCAATGGTGGTAAAGCTATAATGAGCATAAAAGAGCACGAAAGTGGTAGCGACCGTATTGCGGAAGCGGTAGAACACATGGACGTGGATATTGTGGTAAACGTACAAGGCGATGAACCTTTTATTAATAAAGAGCCTTTAGCGGAACTGCTTGAGGTGTTTAAAACGGATACAGCTCGCGAGATAGATTTAGCATCGTTAATGTTGCACATTACGGATAATGAGGCTATTGAAAATCCCAACAACGTAAAAGTAGTGATAGACCAAAAGCATTTTGCACTCTATTTTTCGCGTTCTGTAATACCATACCCCAGAGATACCAACGCAGGGGTACGCTACTTTAAACACATTGGTATTTATGCGTTTAGAAAGCACGCTCTACTGGATTTTTACAACTTACCCATGCAATCGCTCGAAGCTTCGGAAAAGCTAGAGCAATTACGTTATCTTGAATATGGTAAGAAAATAAAAATGGTAGAAACTGCACATATAGGTATTGGTATAGATACCCCCGAGGATTTGGAACAAGCTAGAAAATTTTGGGCTAAATAA
- a CDS encoding DNA topoisomerase IB: protein MSGLQKKLEKIGNDPEITAKVAGLRYALQSDEGYTRQRKGKGFTYKDHEGNTVKDKKIRKRIEKLVIPPAWEDVWISPYSNGHLQVTGIDAKGRKQYRYHPEWTKIRNQSKFYRLRRFALALPDIRAQVEKDLRRQGLPYEKVVALVVKLMELTNIRIGNEAYKKLYGSFGLTTLRDKHVKFKGNTVKFEFKGKKGVKHKIKLQSRRLANLVKRCKDVPGYELFQYYDDNNKHQSIGSTDVNNYIKEITGEDFTAKDFRAWAGSINALCSFLDIGEYCNDTECKKKVVKVLDSVAEKLGNTRTVCKKYYVHPTVIASYEKGSIWNYKPDRKNDDDFDADEKALLKLLTEENIAEVVA, encoded by the coding sequence ATGAGTGGATTACAAAAAAAGCTCGAAAAAATAGGCAACGACCCTGAAATTACTGCCAAAGTTGCTGGTTTGCGTTATGCCCTACAATCTGACGAGGGCTATACTAGGCAACGAAAAGGCAAAGGTTTTACCTATAAAGACCACGAGGGGAATACGGTTAAAGATAAAAAAATACGCAAACGGATAGAAAAACTCGTAATACCGCCAGCATGGGAGGACGTTTGGATATCACCGTACTCTAACGGGCATTTGCAAGTTACGGGTATTGATGCCAAAGGGCGTAAACAATACCGCTACCACCCTGAATGGACTAAAATCCGAAATCAATCCAAATTTTATCGTCTTAGGCGTTTTGCGCTTGCCCTACCCGATATTAGGGCACAAGTAGAAAAAGACCTTAGGCGACAAGGATTACCTTACGAAAAAGTAGTAGCACTTGTGGTAAAACTAATGGAACTCACTAACATACGTATTGGCAACGAGGCGTATAAAAAACTATACGGTTCGTTTGGGCTTACCACACTTAGAGATAAACACGTAAAATTTAAAGGCAATACCGTAAAATTTGAATTTAAAGGCAAAAAAGGCGTTAAACACAAAATAAAACTACAGAGCCGTAGACTTGCCAACTTGGTAAAACGTTGTAAAGATGTGCCAGGTTACGAACTCTTTCAATACTACGATGATAACAATAAACACCAGAGTATCGGCTCTACCGATGTAAACAACTACATTAAAGAGATTACAGGCGAAGATTTTACCGCTAAAGATTTTAGGGCTTGGGCAGGTAGTATTAACGCCCTATGTTCTTTTTTAGATATTGGTGAGTATTGTAATGATACCGAATGCAAAAAGAAAGTAGTAAAGGTTTTAGATAGCGTTGCAGAAAAATTAGGCAATACCCGTACTGTATGCAAAAAATACTACGTACACCCTACCGTTATAGCATCGTACGAAAAAGGTTCTATTTGGAATTATAAACCCGACAGGAAAAACGACGACGATTTTGATGCAGATGAAAAAGCACTCCTTAAACTATTAACCGAAGAAAACATAGCCGAAGTAGTTGCCTGA
- a CDS encoding Lrp/AsnC family transcriptional regulator, producing the protein MSKFRLDEVDHQILDMLIDNTRVPFTDIAKRLLISAGTVHVRVKKMEDAGIITGSSLTLDYEKLGYSFIAYVGVFLHNTSQTKFVLERINEIPFVTVAHVTTGKFNVFCKIRARDTKHAKEVIFMIDDIDGVYRTETMISLEESINDKKRLMHTIFKDL; encoded by the coding sequence ATGAGTAAATTCCGTTTAGATGAAGTTGATCATCAGATATTAGATATGCTGATTGACAATACTAGAGTTCCGTTTACCGATATTGCCAAAAGGTTATTAATATCAGCAGGAACGGTACACGTAAGGGTAAAAAAAATGGAAGATGCCGGTATTATTACAGGTTCATCGTTAACCCTTGATTATGAAAAATTAGGATACTCCTTCATAGCTTACGTAGGAGTATTTCTTCATAATACATCGCAAACTAAATTTGTATTAGAGCGTATAAACGAAATACCATTTGTTACTGTTGCTCACGTTACTACAGGCAAATTTAATGTATTTTGTAAAATACGTGCTAGAGATACAAAACATGCTAAAGAAGTAATTTTTATGATAGATGATATTGATGGTGTTTACAGAACAGAAACAATGATATCGTTAGAGGAAAGCATTAACGATAAAAAACGCTTAATGCATACTATATTTAAAGATTTATAG
- a CDS encoding DUF3822 family protein: MNTAITTKNYKKLVLQIGSNGMSFCTIDTLNNTLSEIQSSTFSKFEPIEDELWKLFVAHPELKMEYDDVVVLHDNNFNTFVPNALFDENYLGSYLQYNTKVFETDFFAFDAIANYEMNNVYVPMVNVNNYLIDRFGTFDYKNTNSILVDKVLDASKNIDEKQVFAHIQDARFEIVIAHNQKLLLYNSFEYNTPEDFLYYVLFTMEQLLLNPETVKVILLGKISQTNPCYTLAYTYIRNISFYDTEALQEKYSINSNEATQHFILLNA, encoded by the coding sequence ATGAATACTGCTATTACTACAAAAAATTATAAAAAACTCGTACTCCAAATCGGTAGTAACGGAATGTCGTTCTGTACTATCGATACTTTAAACAATACGCTTTCGGAGATACAAAGTAGTACCTTCTCTAAATTTGAACCTATCGAAGATGAATTATGGAAGTTGTTTGTAGCCCACCCCGAATTAAAAATGGAATACGATGATGTAGTAGTATTGCACGACAATAATTTTAATACGTTTGTGCCCAATGCACTATTTGATGAAAATTATTTGGGGAGTTACCTACAATACAACACTAAAGTATTTGAAACTGACTTTTTTGCTTTTGATGCCATAGCAAATTACGAGATGAATAATGTTTACGTACCTATGGTTAATGTGAACAATTATTTAATTGACAGGTTTGGCACTTTCGACTATAAAAACACTAACAGCATACTGGTTGATAAGGTATTAGATGCCTCTAAAAATATTGATGAGAAACAAGTTTTTGCACACATACAAGATGCACGTTTTGAAATAGTTATAGCGCACAACCAAAAGTTATTGTTATACAACTCATTTGAGTACAACACACCCGAAGATTTCCTGTATTACGTGTTGTTTACTATGGAGCAATTATTACTAAACCCCGAAACGGTAAAGGTAATTTTACTGGGTAAAATATCGCAAACCAACCCCTGCTACACATTGGCCTATACCTACATTAGAAACATTTCGTTTTACGATACGGAGGCTTTACAGGAAAAATATAGTATTAACAGCAACGAGGCAACACAACATTTTATACTACTAAACGCATGA
- the dnaX gene encoding DNA polymerase III subunit gamma/tau → MEQFIVSARKYRPQTFKDVVGQQAITNTLLNAIENNHLAQALLFTGPRGVGKTTCARILARKINQEGYDDPNEDFTFNVFELDAASNNSVDDIRNLIDQVRIPPQTGKYKVYIIDEVHMLSQAAFNAFLKTLEEPPKHAIFILATTEKHKIIPTILSRCQIFDFKRITVKDAKEHLAEVAKSQGITFEDDALHIIAQKADGAMRDALSIFDRVVSYCGTNLTRQAVTENLNVLDYEYYIKVTDLLLQNNIPELLLSFNDILAKGFDAHHFIAGLASHFRDLLVCKNPATLVLLEVGEVAQQLYGSQAQNASQEFLLEGITIANDCDLKYKNSQNQRLLVELCLMQLASITFDGEKKKLNHL, encoded by the coding sequence ATGGAACAATTTATTGTATCAGCTCGTAAATACCGCCCACAAACCTTTAAAGATGTTGTGGGGCAGCAAGCTATTACCAATACCTTGTTAAACGCTATAGAAAACAATCATTTAGCACAAGCCCTACTCTTTACAGGACCTCGTGGCGTAGGTAAAACTACTTGTGCACGTATTTTAGCACGTAAAATAAACCAAGAGGGGTACGACGACCCTAACGAAGATTTTACGTTTAATGTGTTTGAGCTAGATGCAGCATCCAACAACTCGGTAGACGATATTCGTAATCTTATCGATCAAGTACGCATACCACCCCAAACAGGTAAGTATAAAGTATATATTATAGATGAAGTGCACATGCTCTCGCAAGCCGCCTTTAATGCTTTTTTAAAAACATTAGAAGAGCCACCAAAGCATGCTATATTTATACTGGCTACCACAGAGAAGCATAAAATAATCCCCACCATATTATCGCGCTGCCAAATATTCGATTTTAAGCGAATAACCGTAAAAGATGCTAAAGAGCATTTGGCAGAAGTAGCCAAAAGCCAAGGTATTACGTTTGAGGACGATGCTTTGCATATTATAGCGCAAAAAGCAGATGGTGCCATGCGCGATGCGCTATCTATATTTGATAGAGTAGTTAGCTATTGCGGTACCAACTTAACGCGCCAAGCGGTTACTGAGAACCTTAATGTATTAGATTACGAATACTATATTAAAGTAACCGATTTACTACTACAAAATAACATCCCTGAGTTATTATTATCATTTAATGATATACTGGCAAAAGGTTTTGATGCACATCATTTTATAGCAGGGCTTGCCTCCCACTTCCGTGATTTGTTAGTTTGTAAAAATCCTGCAACACTCGTTTTACTAGAGGTTGGCGAAGTAGCACAGCAGCTATATGGTTCACAAGCACAAAACGCAAGTCAGGAATTTTTGTTAGAAGGTATTACCATTGCTAACGATTGCGATTTGAAATATAAAAATAGCCAAAATCAGCGATTACTCGTTGAACTTTGCCTCATGCAGCTCGCCTCTATCACTTTTGATGGAGAAAAAAAAAAGCTGAATCATTTATAA
- a CDS encoding 1-acyl-sn-glycerol-3-phosphate acyltransferase: protein MKKIYQFIFFTLMGWRIKGFMHPDVKKCIIIVVSHTSWTDFIVGVFTRGIIGLEMNFVAKKELFVFPFGVYFKWMGGTPLNRQKTENKVDAIAAIFDEKEVLRLAIAPEGTRKKVVQWKTGFYYIALKANVPIVPVAFNYAKKEVNIAAPYYLTGNKGIDFTALEAHYKGVKGYISANSYEPK, encoded by the coding sequence ATGAAAAAAATATATCAATTTATCTTCTTTACACTAATGGGTTGGCGCATAAAGGGTTTTATGCATCCCGATGTAAAAAAGTGCATTATAATAGTTGTATCCCATACAAGTTGGACAGATTTTATAGTTGGTGTATTTACAAGAGGCATAATAGGTTTAGAAATGAATTTTGTAGCCAAGAAAGAACTTTTTGTATTTCCGTTTGGTGTTTATTTTAAATGGATGGGAGGAACGCCACTAAACAGACAAAAAACAGAAAACAAAGTAGATGCTATTGCTGCCATTTTTGATGAAAAAGAAGTACTACGGCTTGCAATAGCACCAGAAGGGACCAGAAAAAAGGTAGTACAATGGAAAACAGGCTTTTATTATATTGCACTAAAGGCGAATGTACCAATTGTACCCGTAGCGTTTAACTATGCTAAAAAAGAAGTAAATATAGCAGCCCCATACTACCTTACTGGCAATAAAGGTATTGACTTTACTGCCCTAGAAGCCCATTATAAGGGTGTAAAAGGTTATATATCAGCCAACAGTTACGAACCTAAGTAA
- the rsmD gene encoding 16S rRNA (guanine(966)-N(2))-methyltransferase RsmD has translation MRIISGKYKGRRLNPPKNLPVRPTTDMSKEALFNILNNYYDFEGLKVLDLFSGTGNLSYEFASRGAENITAVDADFGCVKYIKQTANEFDFNISAIKSDVYKFLERATLRYDIIVADPPYNFTQQEFEKIAQLIFDNNLLSEEGMLIIEHSKHTTLEHVTNWSFSKKYGGSIFSFFEFDKDESDKINEDSDIK, from the coding sequence ATGAGAATAATATCGGGTAAATACAAAGGCAGACGATTAAACCCACCTAAAAACCTACCTGTACGCCCTACTACCGATATGAGTAAAGAGGCGTTGTTTAATATCCTTAATAATTATTATGATTTTGAGGGGCTAAAAGTACTCGATTTATTTTCGGGTACGGGTAACCTTAGTTACGAGTTTGCCTCGCGTGGGGCTGAGAATATTACGGCTGTAGATGCTGATTTTGGGTGTGTAAAATACATTAAGCAAACTGCTAATGAATTTGATTTTAATATCTCGGCTATAAAAAGTGATGTATATAAGTTTTTAGAGCGCGCTACGCTACGCTACGATATTATTGTTGCCGACCCACCGTATAACTTTACCCAACAAGAATTTGAAAAAATAGCACAACTAATTTTTGATAATAATTTGCTAAGCGAAGAAGGTATGCTTATTATAGAACATTCCAAACATACCACACTAGAGCACGTTACCAACTGGTCGTTTAGTAAAAAATATGGAGGTTCTATTTTTTCGTTTTTTGAGTTTGATAAAGATGAAAGTGATAAAATAAATGAAGATTCTGATATAAAATAA
- a CDS encoding spermidine synthase, with translation MLKRLLSFLIPINIYRKKSDISKNLEVTWNNGQLVVDSKNTNYSYGSLQRILRKGLQYIGYDRIRGFNEVLVLGVAGGSVLKTLVEEVNFEGNITGVEIDPDVIEIANTYFGINEITNLEIIIDDAFEFVLKTKKKYDLIIIDIFQDTVMPNFLFEDFFINRINYLLHVNGFILFNTMTLNKKDKERNLRYSTRFDEDYSVRMYPKVEDHNELFTIKKLK, from the coding sequence ATGCTAAAGCGACTGCTGAGTTTCCTTATTCCGATAAACATATACCGAAAAAAATCAGATATTAGTAAAAACCTGGAGGTGACTTGGAATAATGGGCAATTGGTGGTTGACTCTAAAAATACCAACTACTCCTACGGAAGTTTGCAGCGCATACTACGCAAAGGTTTACAATACATTGGTTATGATAGAATAAGGGGTTTTAATGAAGTACTTGTTCTTGGGGTTGCTGGTGGTAGTGTATTAAAAACGCTAGTAGAAGAAGTTAATTTTGAAGGCAATATTACAGGGGTAGAAATAGATCCTGATGTTATTGAAATAGCCAATACGTACTTTGGTATTAATGAAATTACAAATCTAGAGATTATTATAGATGATGCTTTTGAATTTGTATTGAAAACAAAGAAAAAATACGATTTAATAATTATAGATATCTTTCAAGACACAGTAATGCCCAACTTTTTATTTGAAGATTTTTTTATAAACAGAATTAATTATTTACTACACGTAAATGGATTTATATTATTTAATACCATGACTTTAAATAAAAAGGATAAAGAACGTAATTTACGATATAGTACTCGCTTTGATGAAGATTACTCAGTACGTATGTACCCTAAAGTAGAAGATCATAATGAACTTTTTACCATTAAAAAATTAAAATAG
- a CDS encoding ATP-dependent DNA helicase: MQSGLFYKILRENFPFEPTLKQDIFLEKIATFITNTNNDELFVLKGYAGTGKTTVISTIVNHLREADKKYVLLAPTGRAAKVIANYSQKPAFTIHKRIYFPKKGSGGAVGFTMQPNKFKNTIFLVDEASMISDTASESKMYENGSLLDDLMQYVYAGENCKMILIGDTAQLPPVNADISPALDIDTLGMHYLKDVQQIELDEVMRQENNSGILYNATELREILKSAFIDTFQFKLKGFKDITRLVDGYDIEDAINQAYSNFSIEDTAFIVRSNKRANQYNQQIRYKILGRESELSSGDFLMVVKNNYFWLNEKSEAGFIANGDIIEVLEIFRIEEFYGFKFAKVKVRMVDYPNQIPFETVLLLDTISSESASLTYEESNRLYEEVQKDYEDEPKYKKFLKTKNNPHFNALQVKFSYAMTCHKSQGGQWNTVFVEQPYLPDGINRDYIRWLYTAVTRAQNKLYLIGFKDENFEE, encoded by the coding sequence ATGCAATCAGGCTTATTTTATAAAATACTTCGCGAAAATTTCCCGTTTGAACCTACGCTAAAACAGGACATTTTTCTGGAAAAAATAGCCACTTTTATTACGAATACCAATAACGATGAGCTTTTTGTACTAAAAGGCTATGCGGGTACAGGAAAAACAACCGTAATATCTACTATTGTAAACCACCTTCGCGAAGCCGATAAAAAATATGTTTTACTAGCCCCTACAGGTAGGGCAGCAAAAGTAATAGCCAACTATTCGCAAAAACCAGCTTTTACCATACACAAACGTATTTATTTTCCTAAAAAGGGTAGTGGAGGAGCTGTTGGTTTTACCATGCAGCCCAATAAGTTTAAAAACACTATTTTTTTAGTAGATGAAGCTTCGATGATATCCGATACTGCATCAGAATCGAAAATGTACGAAAATGGTTCGTTATTGGATGATTTGATGCAGTATGTATATGCTGGAGAAAATTGTAAGATGATATTAATTGGCGATACTGCGCAGTTACCCCCTGTAAACGCTGATATTAGCCCTGCATTGGATATTGATACTTTGGGAATGCATTACCTAAAAGACGTACAGCAAATAGAGCTGGACGAGGTAATGCGACAGGAAAATAACTCGGGCATACTGTACAATGCCACGGAGCTACGCGAAATATTAAAATCTGCCTTTATAGATACCTTTCAGTTTAAACTAAAAGGATTTAAAGATATTACCCGCCTAGTGGATGGTTATGATATAGAAGATGCCATAAACCAAGCCTACAGTAATTTTAGCATAGAAGATACGGCTTTTATAGTGCGCTCTAACAAGCGCGCCAACCAATACAACCAGCAAATACGCTACAAGATATTGGGCAGAGAAAGCGAACTATCGTCGGGTGATTTTTTGATGGTGGTAAAAAATAATTATTTTTGGCTTAACGAAAAGTCCGAAGCTGGGTTTATAGCCAATGGCGATATTATAGAAGTGCTCGAAATTTTCAGGATTGAAGAGTTTTATGGTTTTAAATTTGCGAAAGTAAAAGTACGAATGGTTGATTACCCGAACCAGATCCCTTTTGAAACTGTTTTGCTACTTGATACCATAAGTAGCGAATCGGCATCGTTAACGTACGAAGAATCGAACCGATTGTATGAAGAAGTGCAAAAAGATTATGAGGATGAACCGAAATATAAAAAGTTTTTAAAAACTAAGAATAACCCGCACTTTAATGCCTTACAAGTAAAGTTTTCTTATGCCATGACGTGTCATAAATCGCAGGGTGGGCAATGGAATACCGTTTTTGTAGAACAACCCTACTTGCCCGATGGTATTAACCGCGATTATATTAGATGGTTGTACACCGCAGTAACACGAGCACAAAATAAGTTATACCTGATTGGTTTTAAAGATGAAAATTTTGAAGAATAG
- a CDS encoding DinB family protein encodes MKVSQLNKSEYNPYFDTYLQYVDDTWTLTEGLEVSVHEFIKFVQDIPMGKHDYRYAEGKWTIKDIIQHLIDAERVFSYRALCVSRGETTELPGYDQDDYANAVDANKRTLQSLLTEMSALRHATLLLLKSLTEDALSTKGIASGHTISARALGFIIIGHEKHHMKVFKELYL; translated from the coding sequence ATGAAAGTAAGTCAATTAAACAAAAGTGAATACAATCCTTATTTTGATACTTATTTACAGTATGTAGATGATACTTGGACGCTTACTGAAGGTTTAGAGGTTAGTGTACACGAGTTTATAAAGTTTGTGCAAGATATACCTATGGGAAAGCATGATTACCGCTATGCGGAAGGTAAGTGGACTATAAAAGACATTATACAGCACCTTATTGATGCCGAAAGGGTTTTTAGTTATCGGGCGTTGTGCGTTTCGCGTGGCGAAACTACTGAATTGCCAGGATATGATCAAGATGATTATGCTAATGCTGTGGATGCGAATAAGCGTACATTACAATCGTTATTAACCGAAATGTCGGCACTACGCCATGCTACACTACTATTGCTTAAATCGCTTACTGAAGATGCTTTGAGTACTAAAGGAATAGCTTCGGGGCATACAATATCCGCACGTGCTTTAGGGTTTATAATTATAGGGCACGAAAAACACCATATGAAAGTTTTTAAAGAATTATATTTATAA
- a CDS encoding BRO-N domain-containing protein yields MQLQIFKYEDEDHFDNLTTIEIEGEAWFVASEVCKLLDIKNTSDAVSRLDDDEKNTIVITDGTSGNPNKTIISESGLYALIFRSSKPSAKKFRKWITKEVIPSIRKTGSYGINRLETANFVVRFNDNWDRTDKGYFSVISELFIRLYGRFENIGYKIPNKAFTGKEIRPDVSVGLLFSKYLKKNYPEFANDFKMYNHEFQDGSEVQARQYKNGLLPIFIQFIDDHWIPKNAEKYFKDRDPVALDYLPKLLNM; encoded by the coding sequence ATGCAATTACAAATCTTTAAATATGAAGATGAAGATCATTTTGATAACCTTACAACTATTGAAATAGAAGGGGAAGCTTGGTTTGTTGCAAGCGAAGTATGCAAGCTACTAGACATAAAAAATACAAGTGATGCTGTTTCAAGGCTTGATGATGATGAGAAAAATACTATCGTTATAACCGATGGTACTTCTGGTAATCCTAATAAGACAATAATTTCTGAAAGTGGTTTGTATGCACTTATATTTAGAAGTAGTAAACCATCTGCTAAAAAATTTAGAAAATGGATAACTAAGGAAGTTATTCCCTCAATAAGGAAAACAGGAAGCTATGGTATAAACCGATTAGAGACAGCAAATTTTGTTGTTAGGTTTAATGACAATTGGGATAGAACAGATAAAGGATACTTTTCAGTAATTAGCGAATTATTTATTAGACTATATGGTAGATTCGAAAATATTGGATACAAAATACCTAACAAAGCATTTACAGGAAAAGAAATAAGACCAGATGTAAGCGTAGGTTTGCTTTTTTCAAAATATTTGAAGAAAAACTACCCTGAATTTGCAAATGATTTTAAAATGTACAATCATGAATTTCAAGATGGATCAGAAGTGCAAGCAAGACAATATAAAAATGGTCTTCTGCCTATATTTATTCAGTTTATTGATGACCATTGGATTCCAAAAAATGCAGAAAAATATTTTAAAGATCGAGATCCAGTAGCTTTAGATTATTTACCCAAATTATTAAATATGTAA
- a CDS encoding helix-turn-helix domain-containing protein, whose protein sequence is MVNTDDFIKRLELILEYYAMSASVFADKLGVQRSGVSHLLSGRNKPSLDFVLKLVDCFPEVDLYWLLNGKGSFPKKEVSQNSSTPTPSITSNKPYAESLFDVEGNKNNNSSEADSFVKDGISNNNTDIERIVIFYKDGTFKNYISS, encoded by the coding sequence ATGGTAAACACTGATGATTTTATAAAACGACTTGAGTTAATATTGGAATATTACGCAATGTCTGCCTCTGTATTTGCAGATAAATTGGGGGTGCAACGCTCTGGCGTATCGCATCTGTTATCTGGCAGAAACAAACCTAGCTTGGATTTTGTTTTAAAGTTGGTAGATTGTTTTCCTGAGGTAGATTTATATTGGCTGTTAAACGGCAAAGGTAGTTTTCCTAAAAAAGAAGTATCTCAGAATAGTAGTACCCCTACTCCATCAATTACTAGTAATAAACCTTATGCAGAAAGTTTATTTGATGTTGAAGGGAATAAAAACAACAACAGTAGTGAAGCTGACTCATTTGTTAAGGACGGCATTAGTAATAATAATACCGATATAGAGAGAATTGTAATTTTTTATAAGGATGGTACTTTTAAAAACTATATTTCATCATGA
- a CDS encoding M14 family metallopeptidase: MNLEALHKKYKEQTITGRYITNNHIEPLLSNLNSYFTIGVLGNSVLGKPIHTIIVGNGKTKILIWSQMHGNESTCTKALFDMLNWLKTDTTATNTIKNNFTFYIIPILNPDGATLYTRENANKVDLNRDATNLSQPESKLLRDAFTAFKPHYCYNMHDQRTIFGVENTNGTQPATVSFLAPAFNAERAINSQRQIAMNLIVAMNDVLQKHIPEQVGRYDDSYNANCVGDYFQTLGIPTVLFEAGHYQNDYQREETRRFIFFALISGINAINENVIVVNKTKSYFDIPQNKQLFYDFVYRNINVDYESKEKIAIFASQYKEVLFENSIIFQAFIKKIDNPEIAIGHTEYDAKNGLYVGEDGNNYPIFDTKANFLIQPDRKFVNGTEIM, translated from the coding sequence ATGAATTTAGAAGCTTTACACAAAAAATATAAAGAGCAAACAATTACAGGGCGTTACATTACCAATAATCATATAGAGCCATTATTAAGTAACCTCAATTCGTATTTTACAATAGGTGTTTTGGGTAACTCTGTTTTAGGTAAACCTATACACACTATTATTGTAGGTAATGGGAAAACAAAAATCTTGATATGGTCGCAAATGCACGGTAACGAATCAACCTGTACCAAAGCATTGTTTGATATGCTTAATTGGCTAAAAACCGATACCACAGCTACCAATACTATTAAAAATAATTTTACTTTTTATATAATACCAATACTAAACCCTGATGGGGCAACACTATATACGCGCGAAAATGCTAATAAAGTAGATTTAAATCGTGATGCTACTAACCTCTCACAACCAGAGAGTAAACTGTTACGTGATGCTTTTACTGCATTTAAGCCCCATTATTGCTATAATATGCACGACCAACGTACTATTTTTGGTGTAGAAAATACAAATGGTACCCAACCAGCTACGGTTTCTTTTTTAGCACCTGCTTTTAATGCTGAAAGAGCCATAAATAGCCAACGCCAAATAGCAATGAACCTTATTGTAGCGATGAATGATGTGTTGCAAAAACATATACCTGAACAGGTAGGGCGTTATGACGATTCGTATAATGCAAATTGTGTTGGAGATTACTTTCAGACGTTAGGAATACCTACAGTATTATTTGAAGCAGGACACTATCAGAATGATTATCAGCGAGAAGAAACAAGGAGATTTATATTTTTCGCATTAATATCAGGAATTAATGCGATTAACGAAAACGTTATAGTTGTTAACAAAACTAAAAGTTATTTTGATATTCCTCAAAATAAACAGTTATTTTATGATTTCGTTTATAGAAATATCAATGTAGATTATGAAAGTAAAGAAAAAATCGCGATTTTTGCATCTCAATATAAAGAAGTGTTATTTGAGAATTCGATAATATTTCAGGCATTTATTAAAAAAATAGATAATCCAGAAATTGCAATAGGTCATACAGAATATGATGCGAAAAATGGGCTTTATGTAGGGGAAGATGGTAATAATTATCCCATTTTTGATACAAAAGCAAATTTTTTAATACAGCCTGATAGAAAATTCGTTAATGGCACTGAAATAATGTAA